From the genome of Corallococcus macrosporus DSM 14697:
CCTGGCCATGACGATGCTGGCCGGTCCGGACACGTTCGCGCTCGCCACGCGGCAGGCCTCGGGCCGCTCGGGCCGCACGCTGCTCGTCACGGATGCGGGCCCGGTCGCGGACTGCCTCCAGCCGTCCACGCCCACGGTGGACTTGTCCGCCGGCTTCGGCAACGTGCCGGTGCGCATCCTGGCGAGCCACCCCCGGGTGGACATCCCCGACGCCGGCTCCATCAACGCCGGCCGCTACATCTTCGGCGTCCGGGACGAGTCCGCGTGCTCGGCCGCGCGCGAGTGCTCCGGGGTGCTCGCGGTGGACACCGAGTCGTCGCCGCCGGGGCAGACGGCGCGGGACCTCAGCGGCGCGCCGATGCTCCCCATCTTCCCGGCGGGCGGACTGCCGACCGGCCTGGCCCTGGTTCCGGATCCGAACCTCCGCTTCGTCCTGGACAACGGCGCGGAGACGCGCCCGCGGGTGCCGCTGCTGGGGGTCATGCCGTCGTCGAACGGCTACATCACGCTCTTCTCGGCGAGCGACCTGCGCCAGTTCGACCTGTCGGCGGCGACCGCGCGCTCCACGGTGGCCCTGCTGGACAGCAACGAGCTGCCGGTGACCATCGAGACCACGGACCTGGTGACGGTGACGCAGGACCCGACGCTGCAGCGGACCGTGCTCTACGAGGGCTCCGTCTCCAACGGCTTCTACCGGATCATCTACCAGGGCGGGCTCCCCGGCCTGAGCAGCCTGCCGAGGGATCCGGCCACCCCGCGGCTCTTCGAGGCCGAGGCCGCCGTGGCCTCCACCGCGCGGGCAGGGGACATCCTCGTCCTGGAGAGCCCGGAGGCGCTGTGCGCCATCGACCTGCCCATCGCGTCGGTGGAGCCGGTGGCGGGCACCAGCCGGGTGCGCTTCGTCATCGCGGACTCGCAGGAGATTCCGGCGGACTGCGCCAGCCTGACGCGCTTCACCGTGCGTGCGGGTGGAGACCAGCCCTTCGTCCTCTTCAACGAGGCGGGGACCTTCCTGTCGCGCGACGTGACGGGGGCGTCCAGCTACAGCGTGCCCACGGAGTACTTCTTCCACCCGGATGGCTTCTACTTCGACGACGACTCGAACCCCCAGACGCCCCCGGTGCCGAACCTGTCCCTCTTCCCCCAGCCGCCGCCGCCACTGCACATCCGGGTGGCGGCCGTGGGGCGCGAGCTGCGCCGCGGAGACCGCTACGCGGTGACGGTGATTTCGGGCATCCGCAACTACGTCTTCACGCCGGACGTCGCGGCGGGGACGGGGCTGGCCTTCTACACGCTGCCGGGGCCGGTGGTCGCCGCCCAGAACCGCGAGGCGAACATGGCCTACATCGCCTACCCCTCGGCGGACGGCATCCTCCAGGTCGGCTTCGAGGGCCTCACGGACAACCGGGCGCAGTCATTGGCGCTGGTTCCCTTCGAGTAACTGGGCGGGGATGGAAGCCTCTGCTATCGTCAGGGGCTTCCTGATTCACGCGAGTCAAGACCGATGATCGATCAGAACTCCCGTCCCGCCCGCAAGGTCGGAATCGCCGACCACCTGTGGGAGACGTACGAAGACATGGCCGAGCAGATGGGCTCGGATCGCGATGCGCTGATCAACCAGGCGCTCTTCATGTTCGCGCGCCTGAACGGCTTCCTCGAAGTGAAGTCCCGCTCCGAGGCCGCCGAGGCCGCTGCCGCGCCGGTGAAGCCCGTCCAGGCCGCCGCGCCGCCGCGTCCGGCATCGCCCCCGGTGCTGGCGCCCGCGCCCAAGGCGGAGGCCACGCCCCCGCCCGCGCGGCCGCCCGTGCGCTCCACGCCGGAGGAGCGGGCCTCCGCCAACGGCCTGGACAATGACCCGGTGCGCCGTGAGGTGGCCGAGCGCGTGCTGGAGACCGCCGCGGAGCTGGAGCGCCTCATCAAGGGCAAGAACAGCGAGCCGCCCCCGCCCGCCGACGACCTGGTGGAGGAGGACGAGGAGCCGCTGCCCGAGGCCGAGGATCCGGGCCTCATGGACGAGGAGGAGCCGCCCCCGGAGGAGGCCGAGGAGGAGCCCGCCGACGAGCTCGCCGAGGAGGAGCCCGGCGCGCTGTACCTGGTGACCGAGTCGGGGGATCAGGAGCAGATCGTCAAGGAGCGCTTCGTCATCGGCCGCGGCAAGCACTGCGACTTCGTCATCAACTCCGGCAAGGTCTCCCGCGAGCACGCCGTCATCGTCCACGAGGGCGACGACTGGATCATCGAGGACCTGGGCTCGTCCAACGGAACCTGGTTCAACAAGCAGCGCATCAAGCGCCGCAAGGTTGAAGACGGGGACGAGTATTTCATCTGCAGCGAGAAAATCCGTCTCCTCGTCCGATAATGGGTGACCCGGGCCCCGCCTCGCGGGGCTTCTGGTTGTTCGCCAATTGACGGGCTCCAGGCGTCCCTGGTTTGATACCGGACGCCTGCCGCGAATAAGGACAGGCGCTGATGACGCCTGTTCAAATCGCGCTGTGGACGGTTCTTGGAGTGGCCCTCGTGATCTCGGTGGTGACGGATGTGCTTCGCCGCGAGATCCTCGACGCGGTCACCTACCCGCTGATGGCGGTGGGGCTGGGCGTGCGCCTGGCCACCGAGGGGGTGGGTGACCTGGAGCGCGGGCTCATCAGTGGGGCGGTGTCGGGGGTGGGGCTCGCGTTGCTGCTGCTGCCAGCCGCGCTGCGAGGGCGGATGGGGTGGGGTGACGTGAAGTTGATGGGCGGGGTCGGAGCGGTGCTGGGGTTCCCGGCGGTGCTCGCGGCCGCGGCCTTCATCTCTTTGGTAGGCGCGCTCCAGGCGGTGGTGACGCTGCTCTGGCAAGGCGCGGTTTGGGACACGCTGGCGGCGGTGGTGCGCCGGTGGGCGGTGCGGGTGCGGTTGGCCAGCGCGGACGCGCAGCCGGCGCCCCAGCGCCACATTCCCTATGGAGTGGCCATCGCGCTCGGCACCGTCTGGGCGCTGTGGTGGCAGCACGGAACGTTGGGTTAGCTCGGACTTCTGGAAGAGAAGAGGGGACACGGACGATGTTCACACGCATCACGCATGCCGCGGCGCTTGGCGCCCTCATCGCACTGGTGGCGGGCGGCAGCGCCCTTGCGCAGGATGGCACCAACGTCAGTCTCGGCGTGGGCTCCCAGAAGGTGATCACCATTCCGGGCCTCAGCCGCGTCGCGCTCGGTGACCCGAGCATCGCCGACGTGAAGACGCTCGGCTCCGGCCAGCTCCTCATCACCGGACAGGCCGAGGGCAAGACGACGCTGCTCGTCTGGAAGTCCTCGGGCCAGCGCGTCAGCTACCTGGTCGCGGTCCGCAAGCAGGACCCCAACGAGGTCATCACCGAGATCAAGCGCCTCCTGGGCGAAATCGAAGGTGTCTCCGTCCGCATGGTGGGTGACCGCATCTACCTGGACGGTCAGGCCTACACCACGCAGGACGCGGACCGCATCGAGCAGGTCGTGGGCCTGTACCCGAACGTGAAGTCGTTCGTGAAGATCGCCCCCAACGCCAAGAAGCTGGTGGCGCAGAACCTCAACGCGGCCTTCCAGAAGGCCGGCCTGAAGAACGTGCAGGCCAACGTGGTGGGCGCCACCATCTTCCTGGAGGGCTCCGTGGAGAGCCAGCAGGACCTGCAGAAGGCGGAGCTCATCACCAAGGCCATCGGTGAGAAGGTGGAGAACCTCCTCGTCGTCGGCATCAAGCGGATGATCCTCTCCGAGGTCCAGTTCGTCGAGATCCGCCGCAACAGCCGCGACCGCTACGGCATCCGCTACCCCACGGACATCACCGGCACCGCGTCGGCCATCGCCAACATCTCCCAGGAGCTCTTCCCGGGGACCTTCGGCTCGGGCGTGTCCACGCTCGCCCTCAACGCCAACTCGGACTTCTCCTTCGGCTTCCAGGGCAACGACGGTTACGGCCGCCTGCTCGCGCAGCCCAAGCTGGTGTGTGCCAGCGGTGAGAAGGCGGAGTTCCTCGCCGGCGGCGAGGTCCCCATCCCGCTCATCACCAACAACCAGTTCACGGTGGAGTTCAAGAAGTACGGCGTCATCCTGAACCTGCGCCCCACCGCGGACCGCAACGGCAACATCCAGACGGAGATCGAGGCGGAGGCCTCTGAAATCGACACCTCCGTGGCGGTGTCCTTCGGTGGTTCGTCCTCCATCCCCGGCTTCCGGACCCGCCGCGTGAAGACGAACGTCACCGTGCGCCACGGTGAGACCATCGTCCTGTCGGGCGTGTTCAGCCACGACGAGCAGAAGTCCGTGTCCAAGCTCCCCGGCCTGGGTCACATCCCCATTGTCGGTGAGCTCTTCAAGAGCCGCGGCTTCGACTCCACCAAGCGCGAGCTGGTCATCTTCGTCACCCCGCGCATCGTGAACCCGGACTCCGACAAGGTCCGGACCATCATCGAGGACGTGAAGAGCCGCTACAAGCAGGCCCGGTCCGAGGTGAACTTCAACATCTTCGACTGAGGCGGGCGCCTCGGGCGCCGCTCCAGCCGGGCCTTGCGGGCCCACGGCACGGGCCGGCTCCTCCCCTCCCGGGGGCGGATGCCGGCCCGTCGCCTTGCGGGCAGGCGTGCGGCCTGGTTCTCACGCTTTGAGGACGAAGGGGGGCTTGCTAGCATCCGTTCCCATGTTTCTCATCACCCTCGCGGAAAAGGGCGGCGGGACCGAGCAGCGCGAGTACCACAAGAATGAAGTCACCATCGGCCGTCTGCCGGGCAATGACATCATCCTCGCGAAGGGCAACGTCTCCAAGTACCACTCGCGAATCGTCGCCAAGGACGGGAAGTTCATCATCGTGGACATGAAGTCCACGAATGGCACGTTCGTGAACGGCAAGAAGATTGCCGCGCCCCAGGTTCTCAAGCCGACCGACCAGGTCTACATCGGCGACTACATCCTCAACGTCGAGGCGCTCGAGGACGAGGGCCCGGTGATGACCCGCGCGGGTCAGCCGGAAGAGGAGTACTACGACGAGCAGGGCGAGGAGCCCTACGAGGACGAAGAGGGGGCCTACGAAGAGGAGGAGCCCTACGAGGAGGAGGAGGAGCCGCCTCCCGCGCCCGCGCCCAAGGGCATGCCGGCGTCGCTGGCGTCCGCCCTGGCGAAGAACAAGCGCAAGGTGGACCCGCGCCAGGAGCGCTACACCCGGCTCCAGAAGGAGATCCACGACCGGCTCATCGAGTACCTCGACCTGCGCCGCATGGACATGGACCGGCTCGGCGACGACGAGCTGTGGCGCCGGACCGAGAAGGCCATCCGCGACATCATCGACCAGATGGACGCGGACGGGGAGCTCCCGGAGGACGTGGACCGCGAGGAGCTGCTCACCGACGTCATCAACGAGGCGCTGGGGCTGGGGCCCCTGGAGGCGTTCCTCGCGTCGGATGACATCAGCGAGATCATGGTGAACCACGCCAACCAGATCTACATCGAGCGCAAGGGCAAGCTGACCCTGTCGGAGAAGACGTTCTCCTCCAACCAGGCGGTGCTCGGCGTCATCGAGCGCATCGTGGCGCCCATCGGCCGCCGCATCGACGAGTCCAGCCCGCTGGTGGACGCGCGCCTCAAGGACGGCAGCCGCGTCAACGCCATCATCCCGCCGCTGGCCCTGAAGGGCCCCTGCATCACCATCCGCAAGTTCAAGAAGGACTCGCTGAAGATCTCGGACCTCATCAAGTTCAAGACCGTCACGGCGCAGATGGCCGAGTTCCTGGAGATGTGCGTCAAGGCCCGGCGCAACATCGTCATCTCCGGCGGCACCGGCTCCGGGAAGACGACGACGCTGAACATCATCAGCTCCTTCATCCCGGAGGGGGAGCGCATCGTCACCGTGGAGGACGCCGCCGAGCTGCAGCTCCCCCAGGACCACTGGGTGCAGTTGGAGAGCCGGCCGCCCAACCTGGAAGGCAAGGGCGCCATCACCATCCGCGAGCTGGTGAAGAACTGCCTGCGCATGCGGCCCGACCGCATCGTCGTCGGTGAGTGCCGCTCCGGTGAGACGCTGGACATGCTCCAGGCCATGAACACCGGCCACGACGGCTCGCTCACCACGCTCCACGCCAACACGCCGCGTGACGCCATCGCCCGGCTGGAGACGATGGTGCTCATGTCCGGCATGGACCTGCCGGTGAAGGCCATCCGTGAGCAGATCGCCAGCGCGGTGCACATGATCGTGCAGCAGACGCGCTTCTCCGACGGGACGCGGAAGATCTGCTACATCACCGAGGTGTCCGGCATGGAGGTCGACATCGTGACCCTCCAGGACATCTTCTATTTCAAGCAGGATGGCTTCACGGAGGACCACAAGGTCCGCGGCCGCTACGTCGCGTCCGGCTTCGTGCCGAAGTTCTACGACGAGCTGCAGCGCAAGGGCATCCCCGTCAACATGAGCATCTTCCGCGAGGACTGACGCGTCCATGGCCACCCTGGTCGTCCGTCACCCTGACGGCACTGAGAACGAATTCGCCATCGCCGGTGAGCTGAAGATTGGCCGCCAGCAGGGCAGTGACATCCTCATCACCGAGGGAGGCGTGTCGCGCACGCACGCGCGCGTCTTCGAGGAAGGCGGCGCCGTCTTCATCGACGACGTGGGCAGCGCCAACGGCACGTTCGTGGACGGCCAGCGCATCATGGCGCCCACGGCCCTGACGCCGCAGTCGGAAGTACTTCTCGGGGACTACGTGCTGCGCCTCAAGGCGCCCGCGGCGCGGGGCTCGGGGGCGCGGCGCGCGGCCCGGCCCGCGGCGGGGGGCGAGGAGCCCATGCCGGTGGGCGGCGAGGGGGGCGGCGCGCGCGCCACGCGGGCGATGCCCAGCATCAAGAAGGGCGCGGCGAGGGGCGAGCCCGGCGCGGCGCTGGCGAAGCGCCCCGCGCGTCCGGCACGGCCCTCCCCAGGCGGGGGCGCGCGGCCGGCGCCGGCGGCCAGCGGCCCGGTGCTGCGGGGCATGACCGGCCCGTGGGCCGGTCAGACCTACCCCCTCCGGGGCAAGGTCATCGTGGGGCGGCAGCCGCCAGCGGTCATCCTCCTGGAAGACGACTCGGTGAGCCGCCGCCACGCGGAGCTGGAGGTGACGGCCGCGGGCGTGACGGTGAAGGACCTGGGCAGCGCCAACGGGACGCTGCTCAACGGCGATCCATTGGACCAGACGCCGGTGCCGCTCGAGCCTGGGGACCAGCTCCAGTTCGGCGTGGTGGAGATGACCTTCGAGGCCGAGGCCTCCGCGGCGCCCGTGCGCCGGGGCGCGGCGCGTGGGGGGGCGGAGGAGGACCCCGCCGCCAAACGCAAGAAGCTCATCATGGTGGCTGCCGGCCTGATGGGCGTGCTGCTCATGGTCGGCATGGTGTCCTCCATCCTGAGTCCGGCGCCGGTCGCCGTCCAGGGGCCGGGCGGGGGCGCGCAGGCGGACCCGTCGCAGAAGATTCAAGAGCTGCTGAGCGAGTGCCGCTCCTACGCGTCCAGTGAGCTGGGCGCGCCCAACTGGGACAAGGCCAACGAGGTCTGCACCCAGGCGCTGGACCTGGACCCCATCCACGCGGAGGCGAACACCCTCATCCGCCGCATCAAGCTGGAGAAGGAGTCCTTCGAGTACTACTCGCAGGGTGAGCGGCTGCTGCAGCGCCTCAAGCCCGAAGAGGCGCTGGAGTCGTTCCGGAAGATCCAGAAGGAGAGCGAGTACTTCCGCCGGGCCCGCGCCAAGGCGCGCGAGGCCGCCGAGGCGGTGACGAAGCGCGCGCTGGAGGACTGCAAGCTGTACCTGCGGGACGCGCAGTGGAGCGCCGCGGTGTCACGCTGCGACGTGTACATGGCGGTGTGGTGCCAGTCGCAGCCGCGCGAGAACCTTCAGCCGCCCCTGGGCTTCACGCTGAAGCTGTGGGGCCGGCTGCGCCGCGACGAGTGGCGGCCCAAGGACCCGCTGTTCGTGAAGTTCCTCATCGCGCGCCAGAAGATGGACGCCAACGCGGCGCCCTGGGTGTGCCCGGTGGCGGAGGTGCTGGCGGGGGATGAGCGGACCGTGGATCCGCGCACCGTCGTCATGGAGGCGGCGAAGAAGCGCTTCCCCAACAAGCTGATGCAGGCCGCGCTCCTGGACTACTGGAGCGGCCGCGGCAGCGAGGCGCTGGCCACCATGCAGAAGCTGCGCTCCAACTACGAGGCCGCGCAGTACCACGCCCAGGCGGACGAGCTGATCAAGGTCATGTCCACCGTCGACCAGCTCTTCAAGGCGGGCCAGAGCTTCCTGGCCGCTGAAGATCCGGAGAAGGCCGCCGAGCCCTTCCGCGAGGCGCTGGCCACGGACAAGGCCGTGATGCTGGAGCTGGCGGAGTCCAAGCCGTCGTTCTACCGGCGCAACATCCTCCAGGACTTCGCGGAGAAGTCGTACCTGCGCGGCAAGCACTGGGCAGACCGCGAGGACTTCCGCCGCGCCTGCCGTGTGTGGAAGCTGGGCTTCAGCTTCTACGCGGGCAACCCGAACCTGAACAAGGCGGCGGCCTTCTGCTCCTCGCGGGCGCTGGAGGCCTTCCGGGCCGCCGGGAGCTGCGGCGACATGGCGGTGGCGCTGGACTACGCCGTCAAGGGCGACGGCGTGGAGGAGATGGTCGTCGCGAAGCAGGCGGAGATGGGCTGCAAGTAGCGCGCGTCATGGACAGGGCGGGGCGGGCGCGCTAGGCACGGGGGCATGGTCGACACCAGCCCTCCGCGCTCAGCGCCCACCCTGGTCCTCATCGACGCGTCCGGCTTCATCTTCCGCGCCTACCACGCCATCCCTCCGCTCACGACGAGCAAGGGGGTGCAGACCAACGCCGTGCTGGGCTTCACGCGCATGGTGCTCAAGGCCCTGCGCGAGCTGAAGCCCACGCACGTGGCGCTCGCCTTCGACAAGGAGAGCCGCACCGAGCGCCAGAAGATCGACCCCACGTACAAGGCGAACCGCGAGGGCCCCCCGGAGGACCTCGTCCCCCAGTTCGCCCTCATCCGCCGCGTGGTGGAAGCCATCAACGTGCCCGTGCTGGAGGTGGCCGGCTGGGAGGCCGACGACGTCATCGGCACCCTGGCCGTGAAGGCGAAGGCGGAGGGCTTCTGCGTCCAGGTCGTCACCGGCGACAAGGACTTCGTCCAGATTGTCGACAGCGACGTGCGCCTGTACGACCCGATGAAGGACGTGCACACGGAGCCCGCGGACGTGAAGGCGCGGCTGGGCATCGAGCCGGGGCAGATGCGGGACTACCTGGCCCTCATCGGCGACGCGGTGGACAACGTCCCCAAGGTGCCGGGCATCGGCCCGAAGACGGCCACCGAGCTCATCCAGCAGTTCGGTGACGTGGAGACGCTGCTGTCGCGCCTGGACGAGGTGAAGAAGCCGAAGATCCGGGAGAACATCGCCTCGCACCGCGAGAGCCTCCTGCGCGCCAAGCAGCTCGTCACCTTCAAGACGGACCTGGCGCTGGACGTGCGCATGGCGGACCTGGCCCGCCGGCCGCTGGACGCGCAGCGCTCGCGTGAGCTGTTCACCGAGCTGGAGTTCTTCGCCCTCCTCAAGGAGCTGCCGCAGCAGGACGGCGCCGCGGGCACCTCCGAGCCGCCGAAGGAGCAGCCCGCGCCGCTGACGGTGACGCCGACGCTGGTGGGCTCGGACGCGGAGCTCACGCGGCTCGCGGGCGCC
Proteins encoded in this window:
- a CDS encoding FHA domain-containing protein; its protein translation is MIDQNSRPARKVGIADHLWETYEDMAEQMGSDRDALINQALFMFARLNGFLEVKSRSEAAEAAAAPVKPVQAAAPPRPASPPVLAPAPKAEATPPPARPPVRSTPEERASANGLDNDPVRREVAERVLETAAELERLIKGKNSEPPPPADDLVEEDEEPLPEAEDPGLMDEEEPPPEEAEEEPADELAEEEPGALYLVTESGDQEQIVKERFVIGRGKHCDFVINSGKVSREHAVIVHEGDDWIIEDLGSSNGTWFNKQRIKRRKVEDGDEYFICSEKIRLLVR
- a CDS encoding A24 family peptidase, with product MTPVQIALWTVLGVALVISVVTDVLRREILDAVTYPLMAVGLGVRLATEGVGDLERGLISGAVSGVGLALLLLPAALRGRMGWGDVKLMGGVGAVLGFPAVLAAAAFISLVGALQAVVTLLWQGAVWDTLAAVVRRWAVRVRLASADAQPAPQRHIPYGVAIALGTVWALWWQHGTLG
- a CDS encoding type II and III secretion system protein family protein codes for the protein MFTRITHAAALGALIALVAGGSALAQDGTNVSLGVGSQKVITIPGLSRVALGDPSIADVKTLGSGQLLITGQAEGKTTLLVWKSSGQRVSYLVAVRKQDPNEVITEIKRLLGEIEGVSVRMVGDRIYLDGQAYTTQDADRIEQVVGLYPNVKSFVKIAPNAKKLVAQNLNAAFQKAGLKNVQANVVGATIFLEGSVESQQDLQKAELITKAIGEKVENLLVVGIKRMILSEVQFVEIRRNSRDRYGIRYPTDITGTASAIANISQELFPGTFGSGVSTLALNANSDFSFGFQGNDGYGRLLAQPKLVCASGEKAEFLAGGEVPIPLITNNQFTVEFKKYGVILNLRPTADRNGNIQTEIEAEASEIDTSVAVSFGGSSSIPGFRTRRVKTNVTVRHGETIVLSGVFSHDEQKSVSKLPGLGHIPIVGELFKSRGFDSTKRELVIFVTPRIVNPDSDKVRTIIEDVKSRYKQARSEVNFNIFD
- a CDS encoding ATPase, T2SS/T4P/T4SS family, with the translated sequence MFLITLAEKGGGTEQREYHKNEVTIGRLPGNDIILAKGNVSKYHSRIVAKDGKFIIVDMKSTNGTFVNGKKIAAPQVLKPTDQVYIGDYILNVEALEDEGPVMTRAGQPEEEYYDEQGEEPYEDEEGAYEEEEPYEEEEEPPPAPAPKGMPASLASALAKNKRKVDPRQERYTRLQKEIHDRLIEYLDLRRMDMDRLGDDELWRRTEKAIRDIIDQMDADGELPEDVDREELLTDVINEALGLGPLEAFLASDDISEIMVNHANQIYIERKGKLTLSEKTFSSNQAVLGVIERIVAPIGRRIDESSPLVDARLKDGSRVNAIIPPLALKGPCITIRKFKKDSLKISDLIKFKTVTAQMAEFLEMCVKARRNIVISGGTGSGKTTTLNIISSFIPEGERIVTVEDAAELQLPQDHWVQLESRPPNLEGKGAITIRELVKNCLRMRPDRIVVGECRSGETLDMLQAMNTGHDGSLTTLHANTPRDAIARLETMVLMSGMDLPVKAIREQIASAVHMIVQQTRFSDGTRKICYITEVSGMEVDIVTLQDIFYFKQDGFTEDHKVRGRYVASGFVPKFYDELQRKGIPVNMSIFRED
- a CDS encoding FHA domain-containing protein; its protein translation is MATLVVRHPDGTENEFAIAGELKIGRQQGSDILITEGGVSRTHARVFEEGGAVFIDDVGSANGTFVDGQRIMAPTALTPQSEVLLGDYVLRLKAPAARGSGARRAARPAAGGEEPMPVGGEGGGARATRAMPSIKKGAARGEPGAALAKRPARPARPSPGGGARPAPAASGPVLRGMTGPWAGQTYPLRGKVIVGRQPPAVILLEDDSVSRRHAELEVTAAGVTVKDLGSANGTLLNGDPLDQTPVPLEPGDQLQFGVVEMTFEAEASAAPVRRGAARGGAEEDPAAKRKKLIMVAAGLMGVLLMVGMVSSILSPAPVAVQGPGGGAQADPSQKIQELLSECRSYASSELGAPNWDKANEVCTQALDLDPIHAEANTLIRRIKLEKESFEYYSQGERLLQRLKPEEALESFRKIQKESEYFRRARAKAREAAEAVTKRALEDCKLYLRDAQWSAAVSRCDVYMAVWCQSQPRENLQPPLGFTLKLWGRLRRDEWRPKDPLFVKFLIARQKMDANAAPWVCPVAEVLAGDERTVDPRTVVMEAAKKRFPNKLMQAALLDYWSGRGSEALATMQKLRSNYEAAQYHAQADELIKVMSTVDQLFKAGQSFLAAEDPEKAAEPFREALATDKAVMLELAESKPSFYRRNILQDFAEKSYLRGKHWADREDFRRACRVWKLGFSFYAGNPNLNKAAAFCSSRALEAFRAAGSCGDMAVALDYAVKGDGVEEMVVAKQAEMGCK